CAGATTACTATAAATGAAGCAAGAAAAAACAAGATTTAGTAATAAAACCGATGAACAAGATAGTATGTGTGCAGTAATAACAACCTTGATACAGATAGCAATTCATTtattaatatacataatttataatttgtgCAACTTACCTTCAGATTATGAAAGATTTTAAGACCAGGTTACTTGTTGTGTTTGATGTTCCAagtcaattttatttgtttaaaaaataataatattagtcaCATTTAAACTGAATTTTCTTTATACTTTGTCAATTCTTTTACTCCCCATCACATCTTAACATGAACTTCAACCAAATATGGAAACATATAATAACACATTGAGTGGCAATATACTACAACTTACTCGGTGCAGTCCCACAAAATCGGATCTGAAAAAGGTAGAGTGCATGCAACCATACCCCTACCTCAAAGGTAAAGAGAATGTTTCCGATGACCCTCTTGGCTCAAGGAGGAATGACAATATACCATCCATGCAAAACATTTCGATagcatccacaaaaaaaaataggaggAAAAAAGAACATCTGAAAGATCAATTGGACAAATACCATTGCTAGTTGTTTAGTCAAGTAAGAGTGGGTAGAGCTCTCATTTTGTTACATGAGGCGATGTCATTCAATATTCATCTCAATTTACAACAAAATAGACTAGATACAGTCTTAGTCCACTAAACAGTAGATCAAAGGGAAATGGAATAGTCTTAACATTATCGATTAAATCACCTCGTAGCAGTTCTTGCACTCATTGATGTATGATAATTGGTGCTTCTATCTTTCCTGTAAGAAGTGTAAACATCATCATATTGATTAGGTTCGTTTGGATTGGCTGCGGCTCCAAGTCCTAATCGTCCAGAGCTATTCGATCCAGGTTTCTGCGGAATACTTCCATCAGGATAGGTCCCAGTTTCCGGATCAACTTGAAGGTTAAGAGGTGGAGGAATGCAAGCTCCTCCCTTCCGGACAGGAGAGTCTCTCTCATAGTCATCGTAATCGTTGGCTGATTCAGATTGTTTAATAGGTCCTTCTGATGGATTCACTTCTCCAATATCTCTAAAAAATTTAGACACCCTTTCAAGAATTTCAGATTCTGACACAGTCGAGGGTGGTATGACGGTGGGAATATCCAAGGGGCTCATGGGAGAGTAAGGCACCCCACTACCAATCTGCATCTTCCTGACCATACCAGGAATCAGACCAGGAGGGAACAAGGGGTACGGAGGTACTTTTTCACCTACATTTGCAATTGATGCTGGTGTCAGATGAGCTGCCGGTTGTAGATTTGCTGGTGGAACAGAAGATGGTATAGGCATTAACCCAGGAAATCCAGTAGGCGGAACAGCACCAGCATGAAATTGCTGTGGTGCGACAGATGGTATAAGAGGAATTTGTTTGCCTTGATCAGCTAGATTTGCTAAACTTTGCTGGTCAGGCTTCCACTGAAAAGTACTCTGATTTGCTGCCTGGTGCATTAATCCTAGGAATCCATAAACAAAACCGTAAGAAATACAAACAAGTGTATATTTTCGCTTTTGCAACAAACAGTGCAGAACGTTCTTTTGTTATGAATATCTGATATTCCACATCTTGGTACTCCAGACTCCAGCTATAAAGGCAAAAAATTACCTGCAGCAGCAGAAGTATCTGGCATGATTAATTCCTTTGGAGGAACAGAAAAATTTGCAGGGATTCCACCTATCATCTCATTTTCAAGTGCACGAATAGTATCCTGATCATAAACCTCCTTCGTACCCCAAAACTGTAGAATTTTTTGAAGCCGAGATTGATTTTCTTCCTTGTTTTGAGGGTTGTGGTATATCCTCGCAAGCATGGGACCCAAAATAGGCTTAAAAGCAAGTGCCTCATTGTCAAGCTCCGGAGGATTAATTCGTCGCTGCAAGCTGCAAAATTcagaaaataaaatgagaataCAGCTGAGTATCATTTCTGTAAGTAGGGAGGGTTTACCCAGAAAGATAGTGAGAGGATCAAGTGTACTAAACCAAATAGTTTTCTTGACAAAGTACAAAAATGTAGGAATATTTTTAGACACCTCCCATCAGGTTTGGCTTTGTAGCACTGATCTCCCttgtgatttatgatattatgtttATTTCCCTTATGTTGATTTCCTTGTAACATTCTTTTAATAGATTTTATCATTAACATCGAAAATTGTGACCAGGCTAATATATCCTTTCTGATACTctttgttttattaattcaatatataatttGGGCAAAAAGCACACATATAAAAGAAGCATACCAAAAAGTTGAAAACCTACAAAACTATATGGTTTTCGTCGAACAACACCCAATCATCTATACCTAAAGAGAACAGTTCAGAGTGGCAAACGTAAATTGTGCTACAAAACCAACGAACACTgaatacatcaaaataaatgatgcATATAGGCTACTCATCGTAAAAAAAGTGATGTCGGTAGGCTACTTTCTTATAGGATTCTTACATGCGCCCATCACTACCAATGATAGACCTTCAAAGATGACGTACACTCAGAGTTCATTAGTTCTTGTTGACATCAAATTAgaaattttagcaaaaattcTACCATCTAAGTACCCCAACTGCCCATGCAACCACCTTTGAACCATTATCCAACCAGCAGTAACAAATTTCTACAAGCATAGACCAAGCATTTCATCCTAAACACCAGTGTGCCCCGTCTCAGCTCTATTGTACTACTTCTGCtagtttgtaaaaaaaaatattattcaaaagaAGGGCAAAGAGATTTTTAGGTTGGTACAAAGCAAGGCATTAATCACGAGAATTAGCCAATAAAAATCTATGATGGTCCCTATGCATCTTGACAATCAAGAGTAATTTCAGAGTGTCTTCCTTTTATTACAATTTACAAGACAAACTTGATTTATCTTAGCTGATAGAAGAAGTCAATAATATACACCACAGAAGcaataagaaatattttgcACTTGAGGaagtttaaaaagaaaaaggaaagcaTTGACAAAAGGAAGGAGAACTCAAGAGTTAATATATCTAGGAGCTTGCAGTAAATCATTAAGCACCAAGATATCAAATGTTACCTATCAAATAAGATGTCATTGGCAAGATAGACTATATGCAGTTGCCTCTCCGAATCATCTACGGAAAACACCCTGTCTCTGAGCGCCTCAGCCAAAGCAGGTACAAATGGAGATCTCTGCATAAACCAACTCTTGGCACCTTTAATTGACTCTTTCGTACCAGTAAGATTATTTATGACATTACTAAGCTCCATCTCTACATCTGATGGAAGAGGCCTAGATAGACCTTTGAAAGGCCCATATGAATGTTCATAATCTGCTCGGCTAAAAGGCTGAGAATGATGCTGATCATAAAATGGTGGGAAAGGGGGTCGATGCAAATGGGATGGACCTAACATTGAAGCAGAAGCATTGGAGGCATTATATGGAGTTAAGGGTGAAGGACTCATCATAGGATTTGGTGGATGCATCATAGGCAATGAAGAGGATGGGAAAGGAGGATTGAAGGCCCCACCAGGGGGGCGAGTAGACATCCAAAGCTTATAGCGATAGTAATAATGACCTTCACCACCAAAGAGGAAACTGTAAGCAGGATTGTCTTGCTGCTTTTCACGGATCATGGCTTCAAACTCAGGACCATTCTTGACAGcatattcaattaatttatcaatacGCTTTTGGAGTTCAGGATCAGATGGTGGAGGAGAAGGAGGTGGGGGAGAATCATACGGATTGAAAAAAAGTGATGGAACAAGATGAGGAGGCATGTGTGGTGGAAAAGCAGGAGGtggttgttgttgctgctgaagatgaagaagatgtGGAGGGGGTGTATGCGGATGGAGTTGTGGTTGCTGCATAGGGCGAGGGTAAGGGAACTGTTGAAGAGAAGAATGTGGGCCTGGAAATGGAGGACCATGAATTGAAGGAGGAAATTGTTGATGTTGGGGATGAAAACCAaactgttgttgctgttgtgtGTTAGCTGCTTGGTGCTGCTGTTGAGCAAACGCCATGGCAGCTGCATAATCAGGAGCTTGTCGATCCATAACTACTAACAAAAATTAGCAGGACCTGAATATTAGAGCTGTGTGAAGTCCCGTATTAAAACATAATCAGCTaaactaaaaattatataaaacagaACTTGACTCTAGCAGGAAGAAAATGAAGGGGTGGGAAAGGTACATAAAAGTGAACAAAGAGATGCATCAAAAAGAGAGCAGTAAAAAATGCTTTCCGAATTCATAGCAGCGcataaaaatttttttttttttgtgatttagcATAAGTGATAATAAATTACATGCTTCATTTTTGTTATCTTTCGGAAATAAGAATACATTCTAAGAAAGACAAGCAGCTCAAACCACTTCATACTGCCTCATATGACTCTAAACTTCAGACAGGGGGGAAGAAAAAAGGTTTTGACAATGTTCAACCTGATAAGAGAAACGCCCAGAAGGAAAATACTCTTACTTGGTCATTTATCAAGCAGAAAAAGAGGTTTCTTTTCCTGTTGTTCAGGACCAGATTATGAAAATGGGAAATTACAAATGTTTCACTTATTTGCAGACAAGATGAGGAAAACTTCGCAGCTGCAGAAACTACAAAATTTCCAGCATATATGGTTTCAGAGGTTTAA
The sequence above is a segment of the Solanum lycopersicum chromosome 10, SLM_r2.1 genome. Coding sequences within it:
- the LOC101253640 gene encoding uncharacterized protein, whose amino-acid sequence is MDRQAPDYAAAMAFAQQQHQAANTQQQQQFGFHPQHQQFPPSIHGPPFPGPHSSLQQFPYPRPMQQPQLHPHTPPPHLLHLQQQQQPPPAFPPHMPPHLVPSLFFNPYDSPPPPSPPPSDPELQKRIDKLIEYAVKNGPEFEAMIREKQQDNPAYSFLFGGEGHYYYRYKLWMSTRPPGGAFNPPFPSSSLPMMHPPNPMMSPSPLTPYNASNASASMLGPSHLHRPPFPPFYDQHHSQPFSRADYEHSYGPFKGLSRPLPSDVEMELSNVINNLTGTKESIKGAKSWFMQRSPFVPALAEALRDRVFSVDDSERQLHIVYLANDILFDSLQRRINPPELDNEALAFKPILGPMLARIYHNPQNKEENQSRLQKILQFWGTKEVYDQDTIRALENEMIGGIPANFSVPPKELIMPDTSAAAGLMHQAANQSTFQWKPDQQSLANLADQGKQIPLIPSVAPQQFHAGAVPPTGFPGLMPIPSSVPPANLQPAAHLTPASIANVGEKVPPYPLFPPGLIPGMVRKMQIGSGVPYSPMSPLDIPTVIPPSTVSESEILERVSKFFRDIGEVNPSEGPIKQSESANDYDDYERDSPVRKGGACIPPPLNLQVDPETGTYPDGSIPQKPGSNSSGRLGLGAAANPNEPNQYDDVYTSYRKDRSTNYHTSMSARTATR